The following coding sequences are from one Clostridioides difficile ATCC 9689 = DSM 1296 window:
- a CDS encoding IclR family transcriptional regulator gives MEKKSPIIKNIVDSFRIIDVINEKGSIGIAKISEILSIPKTNVFRIVKTLEEIHVIKQLENSDYTLDYRLLSYAKGTSQENKLISVAEPYLQKISKETGESVNLGIRYQNEVIIVKSIEGEFYQLQTTLIPVSPLYCSGMGKLFLSQESEEFLQDYFNNLEKRTVNTITEYNEFLLAKKRILELNLSIDNEEYEYGLSCYAVPIFDCNNDLICAISITGPSNRLMHKGEEYLIKVLKEQANNLQTEFSKL, from the coding sequence ATGGAGAAGAAGAGTCCTATTATCAAGAACATAGTTGATAGTTTTAGAATAATTGATGTTATTAATGAAAAAGGAAGTATAGGTATTGCTAAAATTTCAGAAATATTATCTATTCCTAAGACTAATGTCTTTCGTATAGTTAAAACACTTGAAGAGATTCATGTTATAAAGCAATTAGAAAACAGCGACTATACTCTTGATTATCGTTTATTATCTTATGCGAAGGGAACAAGCCAAGAAAATAAATTAATTTCTGTAGCAGAACCCTATTTGCAAAAAATCAGCAAAGAAACTGGAGAATCCGTAAATCTAGGTATCCGTTATCAAAATGAAGTTATTATTGTAAAATCAATAGAAGGAGAGTTTTATCAATTACAAACAACCCTTATACCTGTTAGTCCTTTGTATTGTTCAGGAATGGGGAAATTATTCCTAAGTCAAGAATCCGAAGAATTTCTTCAAGATTACTTTAATAACTTAGAAAAGCGTACTGTAAATACAATCACAGAGTATAACGAGTTTCTGTTAGCTAAAAAAAGAATACTGGAACTAAATTTATCAATAGACAATGAAGAGTATGAATATGGATTGTCTTGTTATGCAGTTCCTATTTTTGATTGCAATAATGATTTAATATGTGCTATTAGTATTACTGGTCCTAGCAATCGATTAATGCACAAAGGAGAAGAATATTTAATTAAAGTCCTTAAAGAACAAGCCAATAACTTGCAAACTGAATTTAGTAAATTATAG
- a CDS encoding transketolase family protein: MSKMATREAYGKALVKLGQINDNVVVLDADLSKSTKTHDFYKSFPDRFFNMGIAEQNLIGAACGLSTAGKIPFASTFAMFATGRAFEIIRNSVCYPKLNVKICATHAGLTVGEDGASHESVEDIAIMRAIPNMTVLVPADGVETEKIIFEIAKYNGPVYVRLGRSSVPVLFDEDYKFEIGKGTVLREGKDVSIIACGIMVNEALLAQEKLQEEGISARVINMSSIKPIDKDLILESAKETNAIVTVEEHSIIGGLGSAVSEVVGESCPTIVKKVGIKDTFGESGTPNELLKKYELTCDDIVKTVKEAIIAKRM, encoded by the coding sequence ATGAGTAAAATGGCGACGAGAGAAGCATATGGTAAAGCATTAGTAAAATTAGGTCAAATAAATGACAATGTTGTAGTATTAGATGCAGATTTATCAAAGTCTACAAAAACACATGATTTTTACAAGTCATTTCCAGATAGATTTTTTAATATGGGTATAGCTGAACAAAATTTAATAGGCGCTGCTTGTGGATTATCAACTGCTGGTAAAATACCTTTTGCAAGTACTTTTGCTATGTTTGCTACGGGAAGGGCTTTTGAGATTATAAGAAATTCAGTTTGTTATCCAAAGCTAAATGTAAAAATATGTGCTACTCATGCAGGTCTTACTGTTGGAGAGGATGGAGCATCTCATGAAAGTGTGGAAGATATTGCTATAATGAGAGCTATACCAAATATGACAGTTCTTGTTCCAGCTGATGGAGTTGAAACAGAAAAAATTATTTTTGAAATAGCTAAGTATAATGGACCTGTTTATGTTAGATTAGGGAGAAGTTCAGTACCAGTTTTATTTGATGAAGATTATAAATTTGAAATAGGAAAAGGTACAGTCTTAAGAGAAGGAAAGGATGTATCAATTATAGCTTGTGGAATTATGGTAAATGAAGCTCTATTAGCACAAGAAAAGTTGCAAGAAGAAGGTATAAGTGCTAGAGTTATAAACATGTCCTCGATAAAACCTATAGACAAAGATTTAATATTAGAATCAGCAAAAGAAACGAATGCTATTGTAACTGTAGAAGAACATAGCATAATTGGGGGATTAGGTTCTGCTGTAAGTGAGGTAGTAGGAGAGTCTTGTCCAACCATTGTAAAGAAAGTTGGAATTAAAGATACATTTGGAGAATCTGGTACTCCAAATGAATTGTTAAAAAAATATGAATTAACTTGTGATGACATAGTAAAGACTGTTAAAGAAGCTATTATTGCAAAAAGAATGTAA
- a CDS encoding S41 family peptidase has protein sequence MYLVISKKKAIFLGVILVIITAMVTSAFQLTLGNKVVISKELYEDYKKYDKLLGLESIIKQDFYKKVSDTDLVNGASKGLFLGTNDKYSGYYTKDEMENLINDSEGSYVGVGMYIGASKDGGLVVVPMKDSPAEKAGVKSGDKLVKVNGKSVSYKNSDEAVRMMKGKKGKIVELTILREDKQLNFKVKTDQIIEKSIESKVIDNDLGYIEITQFISSTYTDFDKALKELKAKNIKGLVIDLRNNPGGMLDICKEVADELIGEGTIVYTKDNKGNTEYLKSDKEKLGLPIVVLTNGESASAAEILTAAIVDNKEGISVGTTTFGKGLVQSVVRLKDGTGYKLTTAQYFTPNGDYINEKGIKPTIEEKDENKQLDVATKWLREQIDK, from the coding sequence ATGTATCTTGTGATTTCAAAGAAGAAAGCTATTTTTTTAGGGGTGATTTTAGTAATTATAACAGCTATGGTTACATCAGCATTTCAGTTGACATTGGGGAATAAAGTTGTAATATCGAAAGAACTCTATGAAGACTATAAAAAATATGATAAGTTGTTAGGACTAGAATCTATCATAAAACAAGATTTTTATAAAAAAGTATCAGATACTGATTTGGTAAATGGAGCATCAAAAGGTCTATTTCTAGGAACAAATGATAAGTATTCTGGTTATTATACTAAAGATGAAATGGAGAATCTAATTAATGATAGTGAAGGTTCTTATGTTGGTGTAGGTATGTATATAGGGGCATCAAAAGATGGTGGCTTAGTAGTAGTTCCCATGAAAGATTCTCCAGCAGAGAAAGCAGGTGTAAAATCAGGGGATAAATTAGTAAAAGTCAATGGAAAATCTGTCTCATATAAAAATTCAGATGAAGCTGTTCGTATGATGAAGGGTAAAAAAGGGAAAATAGTTGAACTGACTATATTAAGAGAAGATAAACAATTGAACTTTAAAGTAAAAACAGACCAGATAATTGAGAAGAGTATAGAAAGTAAAGTAATTGATAATGATTTAGGATATATAGAAATTACCCAATTTATATCAAGTACATATACTGACTTTGATAAAGCTTTAAAAGAATTAAAAGCAAAAAATATCAAGGGATTAGTAATAGACCTTAGAAATAATCCTGGTGGAATGCTAGATATATGTAAAGAAGTTGCTGATGAGTTAATTGGTGAAGGAACTATAGTATATACAAAAGATAATAAGGGAAATACTGAGTACTTGAAATCTGATAAAGAAAAATTGGGACTTCCAATAGTAGTGTTAACTAATGGAGAAAGTGCTTCTGCTGCTGAAATATTAACAGCTGCAATCGTTGATAATAAAGAAGGTATTTCTGTAGGGACTACAACTTTTGGTAAAGGGTTGGTACAATCAGTTGTAAGATTGAAGGATGGAACAGGATACAAGCTAACTACTGCTCAATATTTTACACCTAATGGGGATTATATCAATGAAAAAGGTATAAAGCCTACTATTGAAGAGAAAGATGAAAATAAACAGTTAGATGTAGCAACTAAGTGGCTTAGAGAACAGATTGATAAATAA
- the atpC gene encoding ATP synthase F1 subunit epsilon, giving the protein MASEFSLKVVTPSNTFYDGDVEMIVVRTTKGDKGVLKGHIPFVSGIPVGTLKIKKEGSFKEAKIAEGFINVTQDKTVILTESAEWI; this is encoded by the coding sequence ATGGCCAGTGAATTTTCATTGAAAGTTGTAACTCCAAGTAATACTTTTTATGATGGAGATGTTGAAATGATAGTAGTTAGAACTACAAAAGGAGACAAAGGGGTGTTGAAAGGTCATATACCATTTGTTTCAGGTATACCTGTAGGAACTTTAAAGATAAAAAAAGAGGGAAGTTTTAAAGAGGCGAAAATAGCAGAAGGATTCATTAATGTAACTCAAGATAAAACTGTCATATTGACAGAATCTGCTGAGTGGATTTAA
- a CDS encoding CBS domain-containing protein: MMDKTAKEIMTTDVIVAKQDDSIADVANMLIAEKIGGLPVVDSENRVVGIISETDILKKEKYIEAPLYINLLQGLIFLDDLKKVEKDIKQVAAYKVGELMSKDIIKVHEDDKFDDVANVMIKKSINRVPVVDDDNKLKGIICRYDIIKALYNE; this comes from the coding sequence ATGATGGATAAAACAGCAAAAGAAATAATGACAACAGATGTAATAGTAGCAAAACAAGATGATAGTATAGCAGATGTAGCTAATATGCTAATTGCAGAAAAAATAGGAGGTCTGCCAGTTGTAGATTCAGAGAATAGAGTTGTTGGAATAATTTCTGAAACAGATATTCTTAAAAAAGAAAAATATATAGAAGCACCTCTCTATATAAATCTATTACAAGGATTGATTTTCTTAGATGACTTAAAAAAAGTTGAAAAAGATATAAAACAAGTAGCTGCTTATAAGGTTGGAGAACTTATGTCTAAAGATATAATAAAGGTTCATGAAGATGATAAGTTTGATGATGTAGCTAATGTAATGATTAAAAAATCAATAAACAGAGTTCCTGTAGTAGATGATGACAACAAACTTAAAGGTATAATTTGTAGATATGATATAATAAAAGCTTTATACAATGAATAA
- a CDS encoding 5-formyltetrahydrofolate cyclo-ligase → MKKEFRKKVIESRKNKSANFVLSNSNLITEKLLQMEDIRNATNIMLYLNFNNEVQTDNLIKKLLSLKKIVSSPITIKENHTLIPTQITDLKEGLRIGAYGIREPNEKSPTIDIKALDVVIVPAVAYDIHCYRLGYGGGFYDRFLENLRKDAITIGIAFDFQIFDSIPKETHDAQLDYIVTETRIITPNS, encoded by the coding sequence ATGAAAAAAGAATTTAGAAAAAAAGTTATTGAATCAAGAAAAAATAAGAGTGCAAACTTTGTACTTAGTAATTCAAATTTAATAACTGAAAAATTACTTCAAATGGAAGATATAAGAAATGCAACTAATATAATGCTTTATCTAAATTTTAACAATGAAGTTCAAACAGATAATTTAATCAAAAAACTTTTGTCTCTAAAGAAAATAGTATCAAGTCCCATCACAATAAAAGAAAATCATACATTAATCCCTACTCAAATAACAGATTTAAAAGAGGGATTGAGAATTGGAGCATATGGAATAAGAGAACCTAACGAAAAATCACCTACAATTGATATTAAGGCCTTAGATGTTGTAATTGTACCAGCTGTAGCATATGATATACATTGCTATAGATTAGGATATGGTGGAGGATTTTATGATAGATTTTTAGAAAACTTAAGAAAAGATGCTATAACTATCGGCATAGCATTTGACTTCCAGATATTCGATTCTATTCCAAAAGAAACTCATGATGCACAATTAGACTACATAGTTACTGAAACTAGAATTATCACTCCAAATAGTTAG
- a CDS encoding type II toxin-antitoxin system PemK/MazF family toxin has translation MKGRLPKVSTNCEIKRGDLYYADLSPVVGSEQGGVRPVLIIQNDVGNKYSPTVIVSAITSQINKAKLPTHVEISSNEYGLNKDSVILLEQIRTIDKKRLREKIGCLDENMMIKVDDGLQISLGLFTF, from the coding sequence ATGAAGGGAAGATTGCCCAAGGTGAGTACTAATTGTGAAATAAAGCGTGGTGATTTATATTACGCTGATTTAAGTCCAGTTGTTGGTTCAGAGCAGGGAGGCGTTAGACCTGTTCTGATAATACAAAATGATGTAGGTAATAAATATAGTCCTACAGTTATAGTATCAGCTATAACATCTCAGATTAATAAAGCCAAATTACCTACTCATGTAGAGATAAGTTCCAATGAATATGGGCTTAATAAAGACTCAGTAATTCTTTTAGAGCAAATTAGAACTATCGATAAAAAGAGACTGAGGGAAAAAATTGGTTGTCTAGATGAAAATATGATGATAAAAGTAGATGATGGACTTCAAATAAGTTTAGGATTGTTTACTTTTTAA
- a CDS encoding lactate/malate family dehydrogenase: MKVSIIGAGAVGATTAFTLAKTSFVDEIAIVDIDQNRAKGNALDILHGLSLMHETRIVSGDYDCAINSDVIVITVGVPEKVGESRLVPLQKNVKILQDIIPKITSTSPNGLLLVVSNPVDIISYFSQKISGWEAKRVIGLGTTLDSARLNYLIARDLKISQTDIQGLVIGEHGDSQVVAWSQTSVKGTPFLDYVKSNNISLQEDYCNNLAQEVKDTAFDVWDMKGPNCYCVALAIERVIKAIARNEHAILPVSQPADSEMYISQPHIIGRDGVQRRVILSYDTQELNAFDTSYQSLQDIVKQIEI, from the coding sequence ATGAAAGTTAGTATTATTGGTGCAGGTGCTGTAGGTGCTACAACTGCTTTTACACTTGCTAAAACAAGTTTTGTAGATGAAATTGCAATTGTTGATATTGATCAAAACCGTGCAAAAGGAAATGCATTAGATATTCTTCATGGATTATCTTTAATGCATGAAACAAGAATTGTTTCAGGTGATTATGATTGTGCAATTAACTCTGATGTTATTGTAATTACTGTAGGAGTACCTGAAAAAGTTGGCGAATCACGTTTGGTTCCATTACAAAAAAATGTAAAGATACTTCAGGATATTATACCAAAGATCACAAGTACGAGTCCTAACGGATTATTATTGGTTGTAAGTAACCCAGTCGACATCATAAGTTACTTTTCTCAAAAAATTTCAGGGTGGGAAGCAAAACGTGTTATTGGTTTAGGTACAACCCTTGATTCCGCTCGTTTAAATTATTTAATCGCTCGTGATTTAAAAATTTCACAAACTGATATTCAAGGTTTAGTAATTGGTGAACATGGTGACTCTCAAGTTGTTGCTTGGAGTCAAACAAGTGTTAAAGGAACACCTTTCTTGGATTATGTTAAATCTAATAACATCTCGTTACAAGAAGATTACTGTAATAATTTGGCTCAAGAAGTTAAAGATACTGCGTTTGATGTATGGGATATGAAAGGACCAAATTGTTACTGTGTTGCCTTGGCAATTGAGCGTGTAATTAAAGCAATCGCTCGTAATGAGCATGCAATTTTACCAGTTAGTCAGCCAGCTGATTCAGAAATGTATATCAGCCAGCCTCATATAATTGGACGTGATGGTGTACAAAGAAGAGTTATCTTATCTTATGATACTCAAGAGTTAAATGCATTTGATACGTCTTATCAATCATTGCAAGATATTGTTAAACAAATTGAAATTTAA
- the acpS gene encoding holo-ACP synthase, whose amino-acid sequence MNIFDIGVDIIEIDRIRKAVDKNNRFLEKIFTDREIEYFNSKNFKAESIAGNFAAKEAISKSIGTGIRVFNFKDIEVLRNEMGKPIVKTYNNLAKMCIDYNVLEIKVSISHSKDYAIANAITIIKD is encoded by the coding sequence ATGAATATATTTGATATTGGCGTAGATATAATTGAAATTGATAGAATAAGAAAGGCTGTAGACAAAAATAATAGGTTTTTGGAGAAGATATTTACAGATAGAGAAATAGAGTATTTTAATTCTAAGAATTTTAAAGCAGAAAGTATAGCAGGTAATTTCGCAGCCAAGGAAGCTATAAGTAAATCTATAGGTACAGGAATTAGAGTGTTTAATTTTAAAGATATAGAAGTTCTCAGAAATGAAATGGGAAAACCAATAGTAAAAACTTATAATAATCTAGCAAAAATGTGCATAGATTATAATGTTTTAGAAATAAAAGTTTCAATATCACATTCAAAAGATTATGCTATAGCAAATGCGATAACCATAATTAAGGACTAA
- the gerS gene encoding germination lipoprotein GerS — translation MRKKWTIVCIMFLALVIIVIGCQKRQSTKEEVYKDFQKQISDMNYYSCKAEVEVVGNKSPHNYVLIHTYKKTDNYKLEVISPKHLKGKSIEYQGDKILVKNPKISDVVELPNTGKNNQYLFVGDFIKNYLQNEEMKVKLSKGHLVLETFIPGDNKYFNKQVLYVNADTKNPEKMEVLDKEGVPRFTVKYKDFEYRN, via the coding sequence GTGAGAAAAAAGTGGACCATAGTATGTATTATGTTCTTGGCACTGGTTATAATTGTAATAGGATGCCAAAAACGACAGTCCACAAAAGAAGAAGTATACAAAGATTTTCAAAAGCAGATTTCTGATATGAATTATTACAGTTGTAAAGCTGAAGTAGAAGTAGTTGGAAATAAAAGTCCACACAATTATGTTTTAATTCATACTTATAAAAAAACCGATAACTATAAATTAGAAGTAATTTCCCCAAAACATTTAAAAGGGAAAAGTATAGAATATCAAGGTGATAAAATATTAGTTAAAAATCCAAAGATTAGTGATGTAGTGGAGTTACCTAATACAGGAAAAAATAATCAATATCTTTTTGTAGGAGACTTTATAAAAAACTATCTTCAAAATGAGGAGATGAAAGTAAAGTTATCGAAAGGACATTTGGTTTTAGAGACTTTTATTCCTGGGGATAATAAATATTTTAACAAGCAAGTATTATATGTAAATGCTGACACAAAAAATCCTGAAAAAATGGAAGTGTTAGATAAAGAGGGAGTGCCAAGATTTACAGTAAAATACAAAGATTTTGAATACAGAAACTAA
- a CDS encoding ribbon-helix-helix protein, CopG family: MYDKSKEKIEVTLPDSLISEVDSIVQMENSNREDFAKAAFQFYITQKKKIHIKESMKTGYREMGQINLSLAELGMTVEEVSSDDKNEGKIAQGEY; this comes from the coding sequence GTGTACGATAAGAGTAAAGAAAAAATAGAAGTTACTTTACCTGACTCTCTGATTTCTGAAGTTGATAGTATAGTTCAGATGGAGAACAGTAACAGAGAAGATTTTGCAAAAGCTGCTTTTCAGTTCTATATAACTCAGAAAAAGAAAATTCATATTAAAGAATCTATGAAAACGGGTTATAGAGAAATGGGTCAAATTAATCTGTCACTAGCTGAATTAGGTATGACAGTTGAAGAAGTATCTTCTGATGATAAAAATGAAGGGAAGATTGCCCAAGGTGAGTACTAA
- a CDS encoding transketolase: MRDHKGLNEIARIIRRDIVSMIHRAKSGHPGGSLSVVEILTALYFDEMNVDSSNPKMEDRDRFVLSKGHAAPALYATLAEKGYFDKEELNGLRKIGRMLQGHPDMKGTPGVEISTGSLGQGFSVACGMAMASKLDNAPWNVYTLLGDGEVQEGIVWEAAMSAAHYKLDNLIAFLDNNGLQIDGDIESVMSLGSIVDKFKAFGWNVIEIDGHDFDQIFAALDIAKSTVKKPTMIVAKTIKGKGISFMENQAGWHGTAPSDEELEKALLELGGADNE; encoded by the coding sequence ATGAGAGACCATAAAGGATTAAATGAGATTGCGCGTATCATAAGAAGAGATATAGTTTCAATGATACATAGAGCCAAATCTGGACATCCAGGAGGGTCATTATCAGTAGTTGAAATACTTACTGCGTTATACTTTGATGAAATGAATGTGGATTCTTCAAATCCTAAAATGGAGGATAGAGATAGATTTGTATTATCAAAAGGACATGCTGCACCAGCATTATATGCTACATTGGCTGAAAAAGGCTATTTTGATAAGGAAGAACTGAATGGATTAAGGAAGATAGGAAGGATGTTACAAGGTCATCCAGACATGAAAGGCACGCCAGGTGTGGAAATATCTACGGGTTCTTTAGGTCAAGGTTTTTCAGTTGCATGTGGTATGGCTATGGCATCAAAGTTGGATAATGCTCCGTGGAATGTGTATACTTTGCTTGGTGATGGTGAGGTTCAAGAAGGAATTGTTTGGGAAGCTGCTATGAGTGCTGCACATTATAAACTTGATAATTTAATTGCTTTTTTAGATAATAATGGACTTCAAATAGATGGAGATATAGAAAGCGTAATGAGTTTAGGTTCAATAGTTGATAAATTTAAAGCTTTTGGTTGGAATGTAATTGAGATAGATGGACATGATTTTGACCAAATATTTGCGGCTCTTGATATAGCTAAATCAACAGTTAAAAAACCTACAATGATAGTTGCAAAAACTATAAAAGGCAAAGGAATATCTTTTATGGAAAATCAAGCAGGATGGCATGGGACAGCTCCAAGTGATGAGGAGCTAGAAAAAGCCTTGCTTGAATTAGGAGGTGCTGACAATGAGTAA
- the atpD gene encoding F0F1 ATP synthase subunit beta yields the protein MANVGKVVQIVGAVLDVKFDSEQSLPNLLNALVIKLGDKEIVAEVAQHIGDDTVRCIAMSATDGLVRGMEVVDTGGPISVPVGDETLGRIFNVLGKPVDGKPAPKSAPKLPIHRPAPAYDELETTAEILETGIKVVDLLAPYLKGGKIGLFGGAGVGKTVLIQELINNIAKQHGGISVFSGVGERTREGNDLYGEMSESGVINKTALVFGQMNEPPGARMRVALTGLTMAEHFRDEQGQDVLLFVDNIFRFTQAGSEVSALLGRMPSAVGYQPTLATEMGALQERITSTKKGSITSVQAVYVPADDLTDPAPATTFSHLDAKTVLSRQISSLGIYPAVDPLESTSRILDPSIVGKEHYEVARGVQSILQRYKELQDIIAILGMDELSDEDKLIVARARKIQRFLSQSFTVAEQFTGNPGQYVPVKETVRGFKEILEGKHDDLPESAFLFVGTIEDAVRKAKGSM from the coding sequence ATGGCAAATGTAGGTAAAGTAGTACAGATTGTAGGAGCTGTACTAGATGTTAAGTTTGATAGTGAACAAAGCCTACCTAACTTATTAAATGCGTTAGTAATAAAGTTAGGAGATAAAGAAATAGTTGCAGAAGTTGCTCAACATATAGGTGATGATACTGTAAGATGTATAGCTATGAGTGCAACAGACGGACTTGTAAGAGGTATGGAAGTTGTAGATACAGGAGGGCCAATAAGTGTTCCTGTTGGAGATGAAACTTTAGGTAGAATATTCAATGTTCTTGGAAAACCAGTTGATGGGAAACCAGCTCCAAAATCTGCACCTAAATTACCTATACATAGACCAGCACCGGCGTATGATGAACTAGAAACTACAGCAGAGATACTAGAAACTGGTATTAAGGTAGTTGACTTACTAGCTCCATATCTAAAAGGTGGAAAAATAGGTCTATTTGGAGGAGCAGGAGTAGGAAAGACAGTTCTAATACAAGAGCTTATAAACAATATTGCTAAGCAACATGGTGGTATTTCTGTATTTTCAGGAGTAGGAGAAAGAACAAGAGAAGGTAACGACCTTTATGGCGAAATGAGTGAGTCTGGAGTTATAAATAAAACAGCTCTAGTATTTGGTCAAATGAATGAACCACCTGGAGCGAGAATGAGAGTTGCTTTAACTGGACTTACAATGGCAGAACATTTTAGAGATGAGCAAGGACAAGACGTTTTACTTTTCGTTGATAATATATTCCGTTTCACACAAGCTGGTTCAGAAGTTTCAGCACTTCTAGGACGTATGCCATCAGCTGTTGGTTATCAGCCAACATTAGCTACTGAAATGGGTGCACTTCAAGAGAGAATAACATCAACTAAGAAAGGTTCAATAACATCTGTTCAAGCAGTATATGTACCAGCAGATGACTTAACTGACCCAGCACCAGCTACAACATTCTCTCACTTAGATGCAAAAACAGTTTTATCAAGACAAATATCATCACTGGGTATATATCCAGCAGTTGACCCTCTTGAATCTACATCAAGGATTCTTGACCCTAGTATAGTAGGAAAAGAACATTATGAAGTAGCTAGAGGTGTGCAATCAATACTTCAAAGATATAAAGAACTTCAAGATATAATTGCTATACTTGGTATGGATGAATTATCTGATGAAGATAAGTTAATAGTTGCACGTGCTAGAAAGATACAAAGATTCTTATCTCAATCATTCACAGTTGCTGAGCAATTTACAGGAAATCCAGGTCAATATGTTCCTGTTAAAGAGACTGTAAGAGGATTTAAAGAAATTCTTGAAGGGAAACATGATGACTTACCAGAGTCAGCATTCTTATTTGTAGGAACAATAGAAGACGCTGTTAGAAAAGCGAAGGGAAGTATGTAG
- the alr gene encoding alanine racemase encodes MQKITVPTWAEINLDNLRFNLNNIKNLLEEDIKICGVIKADAYGHGAVEVAKLLEKEKVDYLAVARTAEGIELRQNGITLPILNLGYTPDEAFEDSIKNKITMTVYSLETAQKINEIAKSLGEKACVHVKIDSGMTRIGFQPNEESVQEIIELNKLEYIDLEGMFTHFATADEVSKEYTYKQANNYKFMSDKLDEAGVKIAIKHVSNSAAIMDCPDLRLNMVRAGIILYGHYPSDDVFKDRLELRPAMKLKSKIGHIKQVEPGVGISYGLKYTTTGKETIATVPIGYADGFTRIQKNPKVLIKGEVFDVVGRICMDQIMVRIDKDIDIKVGDEVILFGEGEVTAERIAKDLGTINYEVLCMISRRVDRVYMENNELVQINSYLLK; translated from the coding sequence ATGCAAAAAATAACAGTGCCTACATGGGCAGAGATAAATCTAGATAACTTAAGATTTAACTTAAATAATATTAAAAATTTATTAGAAGAAGATATTAAGATTTGTGGAGTAATAAAAGCTGATGCATATGGACATGGTGCAGTAGAAGTTGCAAAATTGCTAGAAAAAGAAAAAGTAGATTACTTAGCAGTAGCAAGAACTGCTGAAGGAATTGAACTTAGACAAAATGGCATAACACTTCCTATTTTGAACTTGGGATATACTCCAGACGAAGCTTTTGAAGATTCTATAAAAAATAAAATAACTATGACAGTTTATTCTTTAGAAACAGCACAAAAGATAAATGAAATTGCAAAATCTTTAGGAGAAAAAGCCTGTGTTCATGTTAAAATAGACTCAGGGATGACTAGAATAGGTTTCCAACCTAATGAGGAGTCAGTACAGGAAATAATAGAATTAAATAAATTAGAATATATAGATTTAGAAGGTATGTTTACTCATTTTGCTACAGCTGATGAAGTAAGTAAAGAGTACACTTATAAACAAGCTAATAATTATAAATTTATGTCTGATAAATTAGATGAGGCTGGTGTAAAAATAGCTATAAAACATGTATCAAACAGTGCAGCTATTATGGATTGCCCTGATTTAAGATTAAATATGGTAAGAGCAGGAATAATATTATATGGTCATTATCCATCTGATGATGTATTTAAAGATAGATTAGAATTAAGACCAGCCATGAAATTAAAATCAAAAATCGGACATATAAAACAAGTTGAACCAGGTGTAGGAATAAGTTATGGACTAAAATACACAACTACAGGTAAAGAAACAATAGCTACAGTTCCAATAGGATACGCAGATGGATTTACTAGAATCCAAAAAAATCCAAAGGTTCTTATTAAGGGAGAAGTGTTTGATGTAGTTGGTAGAATATGTATGGATCAAATAATGGTTAGAATTGACAAAGATATAGACATAAAAGTTGGAGATGAGGTTATACTATTTGGAGAAGGCGAAGTTACAGCTGAGCGTATAGCTAAAGACTTAGGAACTATAAACTATGAAGTGTTATGTATGATATCAAGAAGAGTTGACCGTGTTTATATGGAAAATAATGAGCTTGTACAAATAAACAGTTATTTGCTAAAATAA